From Massilia sp. WG5, a single genomic window includes:
- a CDS encoding PDR/VanB family oxidoreductase translates to MTPLRIAHVRDVAEGIRSFELVHPDGAQLPVFTPGSHIKIRVPNGAIRKYSLCNDPAERGRYVIAVKRDERGQGGSISLVDDARVGDTLLASVPENAFPFVETAPSYIFIAGGIGITPILSMIASMGELPAAPWKLYYFTRSPETTAFLEELNAPELRGRVHVHHDHGDPAASFDLWPVLERSSGAHVYCCGPQGLMDAVRDMSGHWPHSNIHFESFADGSRPRPDDTPFVVQLAKSGRSLEVPVGKSILDVLRESGCNVASSCESGTCGSCRTGLLAGEADHRDMVLMPEEMESQIMVCVSRARSAELVLDL, encoded by the coding sequence ATGACACCGCTGCGTATCGCGCACGTGCGCGACGTGGCGGAGGGTATCCGCAGCTTCGAGCTGGTCCACCCCGATGGCGCGCAGCTGCCGGTCTTTACGCCCGGTTCGCACATCAAGATCCGGGTGCCGAACGGCGCCATCCGCAAGTACTCGCTGTGCAACGACCCGGCCGAGCGCGGCCGCTACGTCATCGCCGTCAAGCGCGACGAGCGCGGGCAGGGCGGCTCGATCAGCCTGGTCGACGACGCCAGGGTCGGGGACACCTTGCTGGCCTCGGTGCCCGAGAACGCATTTCCGTTCGTGGAAACCGCCCCATCCTATATTTTCATCGCCGGCGGGATCGGCATCACGCCGATCTTGTCGATGATCGCCTCCATGGGCGAGCTGCCTGCCGCGCCCTGGAAACTGTACTATTTCACGCGCTCGCCCGAAACCACCGCGTTCCTGGAGGAACTGAACGCACCGGAACTGCGCGGACGTGTCCATGTGCACCACGACCATGGCGACCCAGCGGCGTCGTTCGACCTGTGGCCGGTGCTGGAACGGTCGAGCGGGGCCCATGTGTACTGCTGCGGCCCGCAGGGCCTGATGGACGCGGTGCGCGACATGTCCGGCCATTGGCCGCATTCGAACATTCACTTCGAAAGCTTCGCCGACGGCAGCCGGCCACGGCCCGACGACACGCCGTTCGTGGTGCAGCTGGCAAAATCCGGCCGCAGCCTCGAGGTACCGGTCGGCAAATCGATTCTCGATGTGCTACGCGAAAGTGGCTGCAACGTGGCGTCGTCATGCGAAAGCGGCACCTGCGGCTCGTGCCGCACCGGCTTGCTGGCGGGCGAAGCGGATCATCGCGACATGGTGTTGATGCCCGAGGAAATGGAGTCGCAGATCATGGTGTGCGTGTCGCGCGCCAGGTCGGCCGAACTGGTGCTGGACCTGTGA
- the nadC gene encoding carboxylating nicotinate-nucleotide diphosphorylase, with the protein MFDHNETLEEARKRNVRDALLEDLGRGDWTAQLVPADQLMTAQVVAKQAAVVCGQPWFEDCVHALDPGATVDWLCAEGASVAAGTTLCRIGGNARAILSAERSALNFLQMLSAVATRARGYADVIAGVSPNPNGCVVLDTRKTLPGLRQAQKYAVRTGGATNHRMALWDGILIKENHIAAAGGIAAALAAARALDASVPLQIEVESLDELEQALAAGATSVLLDDFELEDMHRAYALNAGRALLEVSGGVSLETLRAIAATGVDRISSGKLTKDVSAIDLSLRVLQ; encoded by the coding sequence ATGTTTGATCATAATGAGACACTCGAAGAGGCGCGCAAGCGCAATGTCCGCGACGCCCTGCTGGAAGACTTGGGACGCGGCGACTGGACCGCACAGCTGGTGCCGGCAGACCAGCTGATGACCGCGCAGGTGGTGGCCAAGCAAGCCGCGGTGGTGTGCGGCCAGCCCTGGTTCGAGGACTGCGTTCATGCGCTCGACCCGGGCGCCACGGTCGACTGGCTCTGTGCCGAGGGCGCCAGCGTCGCCGCCGGGACCACTCTGTGCCGGATCGGCGGCAATGCGCGCGCCATCCTCAGTGCCGAGCGCTCGGCACTGAACTTCCTGCAGATGCTGTCGGCGGTGGCGACCCGGGCCCGTGGCTACGCGGACGTGATCGCCGGGGTGTCGCCGAACCCGAACGGTTGCGTGGTGCTCGATACCCGCAAGACTTTGCCCGGATTGCGCCAGGCGCAGAAATATGCGGTGCGGACCGGCGGCGCCACCAACCACCGGATGGCGCTGTGGGACGGGATCCTGATCAAGGAAAATCATATCGCCGCAGCCGGCGGCATTGCCGCGGCGCTTGCCGCGGCGCGTGCGCTCGACGCCAGCGTCCCGCTCCAGATCGAGGTGGAAAGCCTGGACGAGCTGGAACAGGCCCTGGCCGCAGGCGCGACCAGCGTCCTGCTCGACGATTTCGAGCTGGAGGACATGCACCGCGCCTACGCCCTGAATGCCGGGCGCGCGTTGCTCGAAGTGTCCGGCGGGGTGAGCCTGGAGACGCTGCGCGCGATTGCCGCCACCGGCGTCGACCGCATATCGAGCGGCAAACTGACCAAGGATGTCAGCGCCATCGACCTGTCGCTACGGGTGCTCCAATGA
- a CDS encoding DEAD/DEAH box helicase family protein, giving the protein MTDQSAIAALQAENARLIALLEAHDIEWRPPQPAVRVAREPESSRFSTAEKVMLFRRLFRGRTDVFPIRWEGKTTGKSGYAPACANEWRAGICEKPRIKCGDCTNRLLIPLSDAVIYDHLAGKHTVGVYPLLEDDTCYFLAADFDEADWRDDARAFMQSCKELGVPAALEISRSGNGAHAWVFFASRVSARDARRLGTAIISHTCSRTRQLKLASYDRLFPNQDTMPKGGFGNLIALPLQKLPRERGYSIFVDVELHPHPDQWAFLASIQPMAAHDIDATILRATDGVHPLDVTFIDDEDMVMPWKRENTSTKLLTGPMPGSLTVTLANLIYFEKAQLPQTLANRLIRLAAFQNPEFYKAQAMRMSVWDKPRVIGNAENYPQHIALPRGCLDAALELLRDNGITCDLRDERFGGEPIDISFLGTLRLDQEAAVSRLLYHDTGVLCAPTAFGKTVTAAAMIARRGVNTLVLVHRTELLKQWQERLQAFLGAVNGVVGTIGGGKSKSTGKIDIAVMQSVSRQGEVNPLVENYGHVIVDECHHVGAVSFDAILKRTKAKYVLGLTATPIRRDGQQPIIFMQCGPIRHTAAQPPGAPHDLKVLPRSHVTRIELPTDTGIQDVFRHLANDPARTEAIVAEVKDAYEQGRKVLVLTERTEHLEAIAAALANPLTALFMLHGRMSKKQRAALIAELDALPPDAPRILLATGKLVGEGFDHPPLDTLVLAMPVSWKGTLQQYAGRLHREHASKTDIQIVDFVDTGHPALLRMWDKRQRGYRAMGYRLGSMELNDDLHG; this is encoded by the coding sequence ATGACTGACCAGTCTGCCATTGCGGCCCTTCAGGCCGAAAACGCCCGTCTGATCGCGCTGCTCGAAGCCCACGACATAGAATGGCGGCCACCTCAACCGGCCGTTCGTGTAGCGCGGGAGCCGGAATCGTCACGGTTTTCCACCGCTGAGAAGGTGATGCTATTCAGGCGCCTGTTTCGCGGGCGCACGGACGTCTTCCCGATCCGCTGGGAAGGTAAAACTACGGGCAAGTCAGGCTACGCTCCCGCTTGCGCCAACGAGTGGCGCGCCGGAATCTGCGAGAAGCCGCGCATCAAATGTGGAGATTGCACCAACCGCCTGTTGATCCCGCTGTCCGATGCGGTGATCTATGACCATTTAGCCGGCAAGCACACAGTCGGGGTGTATCCGCTGCTAGAGGATGACACCTGCTATTTCCTGGCGGCCGACTTTGACGAAGCCGATTGGCGCGACGATGCCCGGGCTTTCATGCAATCGTGTAAAGAGCTCGGTGTTCCCGCTGCGCTGGAAATTTCGCGATCCGGCAACGGGGCGCACGCTTGGGTTTTCTTTGCCAGCCGCGTTTCCGCCCGTGATGCCCGACGCTTGGGCACTGCCATCATCAGCCATACCTGCTCTCGGACCCGGCAACTGAAGCTTGCATCCTATGACCGCCTGTTTCCGAACCAGGACACGATGCCCAAAGGTGGCTTCGGCAATCTGATCGCCTTGCCGCTACAGAAGTTGCCGCGGGAAAGGGGCTACAGCATATTCGTCGATGTCGAACTCCACCCGCACCCGGATCAATGGGCGTTCCTGGCGTCGATCCAGCCGATGGCTGCTCATGACATAGACGCGACAATCCTCAGGGCCACGGACGGCGTACATCCGCTGGACGTTACCTTTATCGACGATGAAGACATGGTCATGCCGTGGAAGCGAGAGAATACGTCGACCAAGCTGCTGACCGGGCCCATGCCCGGATCGCTAACGGTGACGCTGGCCAACCTCATTTACTTCGAAAAGGCGCAATTGCCGCAGACGCTGGCGAACCGGCTGATCCGTCTGGCCGCTTTTCAGAACCCCGAGTTTTACAAGGCACAGGCCATGCGCATGTCGGTGTGGGACAAGCCTCGCGTCATCGGCAACGCTGAGAACTACCCGCAGCATATTGCCCTGCCTCGTGGCTGCCTCGATGCCGCGCTGGAGCTGTTGCGCGACAATGGCATCACCTGCGACCTGCGCGACGAACGCTTTGGCGGTGAGCCGATTGATATCTCGTTCCTCGGTACCTTGCGGCTGGATCAGGAGGCAGCCGTGTCGCGGCTGCTTTACCACGACACCGGCGTCCTATGTGCCCCAACGGCCTTTGGCAAGACGGTTACTGCCGCCGCGATGATCGCCCGCCGAGGAGTAAATACGCTCGTGCTGGTACATCGGACCGAGTTGCTCAAGCAGTGGCAGGAACGCCTGCAGGCCTTTCTGGGCGCGGTCAACGGCGTGGTTGGCACCATCGGTGGCGGCAAGTCCAAATCCACCGGGAAGATCGATATCGCAGTGATGCAGTCGGTATCCCGGCAAGGCGAGGTGAATCCGCTGGTCGAGAACTACGGTCACGTGATCGTGGACGAGTGCCACCACGTCGGCGCCGTATCCTTCGACGCCATCCTGAAGCGGACCAAGGCGAAATATGTGCTGGGCCTGACGGCGACGCCGATTCGGCGCGATGGTCAGCAGCCAATCATCTTCATGCAGTGCGGGCCGATCCGACACACTGCAGCCCAACCGCCCGGCGCGCCCCACGATCTGAAGGTGCTGCCTCGATCACACGTCACGCGGATCGAACTGCCGACCGATACAGGCATCCAGGACGTGTTCCGGCATCTCGCCAACGATCCAGCCCGGACCGAGGCCATCGTGGCTGAAGTCAAAGATGCGTACGAGCAGGGCCGCAAAGTGCTTGTGCTGACTGAACGGACGGAGCACCTCGAAGCAATTGCAGCTGCCCTCGCTAATCCATTGACCGCGCTATTCATGCTACACGGCCGAATGTCGAAGAAGCAGCGTGCTGCACTCATCGCTGAACTGGACGCGTTGCCGCCCGACGCGCCTCGCATCTTGTTGGCGACCGGAAAACTCGTAGGTGAAGGCTTCGATCACCCACCGCTTGATACGCTGGTGCTGGCAATGCCAGTCTCCTGGAAGGGCACGCTGCAGCAGTATGCCGGACGTCTGCACCGGGAGCATGCAAGCAAGACTGACATTCAAATCGTCGATTTCGTGGACACCGGCCACCCAGCGCTATTACGAATGTGGGACAAGCGTCAGCGTGGCTATCGGGCGATGGGATACCGACTGGGTTCGATGGAGCTGAACGATGACCTGCATGGCTGA
- a CDS encoding non-heme iron oxygenase ferredoxin subunit, giving the protein MEKIAFIPVIPIGELPEGTVRRCVIKEQAVALYNVNGQIYATDDNCTHGLASLADGYLEGDEIECPLHQGAFNVRTGEAVGRPCTVALKTYPVEIEDGLIQVNVD; this is encoded by the coding sequence ATGGAGAAAATTGCGTTCATCCCAGTCATTCCCATTGGCGAACTGCCGGAAGGTACCGTCCGCCGCTGCGTGATCAAAGAACAAGCCGTGGCGCTGTATAACGTGAACGGCCAGATCTACGCTACCGACGACAACTGCACCCACGGACTGGCTTCGTTGGCCGACGGCTACCTCGAAGGGGACGAGATCGAATGCCCGCTCCATCAAGGAGCATTCAATGTCCGGACTGGCGAAGCAGTGGGGCGGCCTTGCACGGTTGCGCTCAAGACTTATCCGGTCGAAATCGAGGATGGGCTGATTCAAGTAAACGTCGACTAA
- a CDS encoding Rieske 2Fe-2S domain-containing protein gives MGQLMRRHWQPVCLIEEVSEADGTPVKARMFGQDLVVFRDTQGRVGVMDEYCPHRGASLVLGRNEDNGLRCLYHGWKMDVEGNVVEMASEPASSCMAAKVKHRAYPVREWGGCVWAYLGPAETMPEFAPPAWAPTAEVRVSIAKAIIPCNWAQILEGAIDSAHSSSLHSSDMVPARVQGAEANDKAWLRPSTDKAPRMQVQRTPYGFRYAALRRPISNAATHDYVRSTVFVAPATALIPPNNLYNVANINVPVDDTNTAFYFIAWGHPAKTPETETWRKFLGQRLGVDLDQHYKPLRNVHNMFWQDRQAMKAGNFTGITGFPNQDIAMWVTMSPIANRSADRLGASDLAVVEFRRQMIDAVRAFQDGQPAIGCADSAVGLGVCAYQAIIPKSVDWRSYETSYVWDEPQAAALDGSYQTKA, from the coding sequence ATGGGGCAACTGATGCGCCGCCACTGGCAGCCGGTATGCCTGATTGAAGAAGTGAGTGAGGCGGACGGCACGCCAGTCAAGGCGCGCATGTTTGGCCAGGACCTTGTAGTGTTCCGCGACACCCAGGGCCGGGTCGGCGTCATGGACGAATATTGCCCACACCGCGGCGCCTCACTGGTACTCGGGCGCAACGAGGACAACGGCCTGCGCTGCCTCTATCACGGCTGGAAGATGGACGTGGAAGGCAACGTCGTCGAGATGGCATCGGAGCCGGCCTCCAGCTGCATGGCCGCCAAAGTCAAGCATCGCGCCTATCCGGTCAGGGAATGGGGCGGCTGCGTCTGGGCCTACCTCGGTCCTGCCGAGACGATGCCCGAGTTCGCGCCGCCGGCCTGGGCGCCGACCGCCGAAGTCCGGGTCAGCATCGCCAAGGCCATCATTCCCTGCAACTGGGCGCAGATCCTGGAAGGCGCGATCGACTCGGCGCACAGTTCCAGCCTGCATTCATCCGACATGGTGCCCGCCCGCGTTCAGGGCGCCGAAGCCAACGACAAGGCCTGGCTGCGTCCTTCCACCGACAAGGCGCCACGGATGCAAGTGCAGCGCACCCCCTACGGCTTCCGCTATGCCGCGCTGCGGCGCCCGATCAGCAATGCGGCGACGCACGATTATGTGCGCTCGACGGTGTTCGTCGCACCGGCCACCGCGCTGATCCCGCCCAACAATCTGTACAACGTGGCCAACATCAACGTGCCGGTGGACGACACCAACACGGCGTTCTATTTCATCGCCTGGGGCCACCCGGCCAAGACCCCGGAGACCGAAACGTGGCGCAAGTTCCTGGGCCAGCGTCTGGGCGTCGACCTCGACCAGCACTACAAGCCACTGCGTAACGTCCACAATATGTTCTGGCAGGACCGACAAGCGATGAAAGCAGGGAACTTCACCGGGATCACCGGTTTCCCGAACCAGGATATTGCAATGTGGGTGACGATGAGCCCGATAGCGAACCGCAGTGCGGACCGCCTCGGCGCCAGCGACCTCGCCGTCGTCGAGTTCCGGCGCCAGATGATCGACGCGGTGCGCGCATTCCAGGACGGGCAGCCGGCGATCGGTTGCGCCGACAGCGCGGTCGGGCTCGGGGTCTGTGCCTACCAGGCGATCATCCCCAAGAGCGTCGACTGGCGCTCGTACGAAACGAGCTATGTGTGGGACGAGCCGCAGGCGGCAGCGCTGGATGGCAGCTACCAGACGAAGGCTTGA
- a CDS encoding IS110 family transposase — MKLSACGIDLAKAVFQVHGVDLHGKPCLRRQLRRTEMLTFFVKLEPCLIGMEACGSAHYWARKLSEMGHTVKLMAPQFVKPYVKTNKNDAADAEAICEAVTRPNMRFVAIKTEQQQALLAIHRARQGFVKARTAQANQIRGLLAEFGIVIPKGLCNLGPRLGLLSDESTGQLPGSFCTLLQRLAENLKQLDLQVRELEKEIGLWHAHNQTSRRLAEIPGIGPITATALVASIGDARCFKNGRQLAAWMGLVPRQHSSGGKQVLLGISKRGDGYLRALLIHGARAVLRHAEHKVETATSWLGHLLSRRNKNVATVALANKNARRVWALLMYDERRFRADYVPTAAGT, encoded by the coding sequence ATGAAGCTGAGTGCATGCGGCATTGATCTGGCAAAGGCAGTGTTCCAAGTACATGGTGTCGATCTTCACGGTAAGCCCTGCCTGCGCAGACAACTCAGGCGCACTGAGATGCTGACGTTTTTTGTGAAGCTCGAGCCGTGCCTCATTGGTATGGAAGCTTGCGGCAGCGCCCACTACTGGGCGCGCAAGCTGAGCGAAATGGGACACACCGTCAAGCTGATGGCTCCGCAGTTCGTCAAGCCCTATGTAAAGACAAACAAAAACGATGCGGCCGACGCTGAAGCCATCTGTGAGGCAGTTACTCGGCCCAATATGCGTTTCGTGGCGATCAAGACAGAACAGCAGCAGGCGTTGCTGGCAATCCACCGCGCACGACAAGGCTTCGTTAAGGCGAGAACTGCCCAGGCCAACCAGATTCGGGGCCTGCTGGCCGAATTCGGGATCGTTATCCCGAAGGGACTGTGCAATCTCGGCCCTCGGTTGGGATTGCTCTCTGATGAGTCTACCGGACAGTTACCCGGCAGCTTCTGCACTTTGCTGCAGCGGCTTGCCGAGAATCTAAAGCAGTTGGACCTGCAGGTTCGTGAGCTGGAAAAAGAGATCGGGCTCTGGCACGCGCACAATCAAACCAGCCGCCGACTGGCCGAGATTCCAGGAATTGGACCGATTACCGCAACTGCACTAGTGGCTTCAATTGGCGATGCACGCTGCTTCAAGAATGGTCGACAGTTGGCTGCCTGGATGGGCCTGGTGCCCAGGCAGCACTCGAGCGGAGGCAAGCAGGTCTTACTCGGTATCAGCAAGCGGGGCGACGGCTACCTACGCGCGCTGCTGATTCATGGGGCACGTGCCGTGCTCCGACATGCCGAGCACAAGGTGGAGACTGCCACAAGTTGGCTCGGGCACTTGCTGTCGCGACGAAACAAGAATGTCGCCACTGTCGCGTTGGCCAACAAGAACGCGCGTCGGGTATGGGCACTTCTCATGTATGACGAAAGGCGGTTCCGTGCCGATTACGTCCCTACTGCCGCAGGCACGTAA
- a CDS encoding aldehyde dehydrogenase family protein, giving the protein MKTGSSPAQDLEQDLQRLPQVRDLYYGGQWHRPRGGYTRTLNPATQADLGAVANANCADVDAAVDAAHAAFGTWRHTKPVERAALLRKLAERIRAAASEFAYIDSLNCGNPVSELENDARIAAAQIEYYAGLVHELKGETLPMGADCVNYSMREPLGVVARIVAYNHPLMFLAGKLAPVVAAGNTVIMKPPVQAPLSSYRLAEIVGEVMPPGVINILSGDRECGEALVAHPLVRKVALIGAVPTGVSILKSAADKIMPVALELGGKNPLIIYPDADVERAARGAVNGMNFGWAGQSCGSTSRCFVHESVYEEVVARIAEAVPQRYRCGLPTDPVTTMGCLISEAHYKKVVDYIASARREGARLVAGGGRPADPRLDRGWFIEATVFADVTPEMRIFREEIFGPVLAVIPWRDEATMLEQVNALDYGLTASIWTRDLVVAHRAAARIESGYVWINHTSAHFIGAEFGGYKKSGLGREEGRAGRPYHGDGIQANPGSTAVLELGGRGSAPPEDGNMVTEGPIRGFYEYYRTIMYGDQD; this is encoded by the coding sequence ATGAAAACCGGCAGTAGTCCGGCGCAGGATCTGGAGCAGGATCTCCAGCGGCTCCCGCAGGTCAGGGATCTTTACTACGGCGGACAATGGCATCGGCCCCGTGGCGGTTACACGCGCACGTTGAATCCCGCCACGCAGGCCGACCTGGGCGCGGTCGCCAATGCCAACTGTGCCGACGTCGACGCGGCAGTCGACGCGGCCCACGCTGCCTTCGGCACCTGGCGCCACACCAAGCCGGTGGAACGCGCGGCGCTGCTCCGGAAGCTGGCCGAGCGGATCCGCGCGGCCGCATCCGAGTTTGCCTATATCGATTCCCTCAATTGCGGCAATCCCGTCAGCGAACTGGAAAACGATGCCCGCATCGCTGCTGCCCAGATCGAGTATTACGCCGGGCTGGTGCACGAGCTCAAGGGCGAAACCCTGCCGATGGGAGCGGATTGCGTGAACTACTCGATGCGCGAACCGCTGGGCGTGGTGGCCCGGATTGTCGCCTATAACCATCCGTTGATGTTCCTGGCCGGTAAGCTGGCGCCCGTTGTGGCCGCTGGCAATACGGTCATCATGAAGCCGCCGGTCCAGGCGCCGCTGTCCTCATACCGGCTGGCCGAGATTGTCGGCGAGGTCATGCCCCCCGGCGTGATCAACATCCTCAGCGGCGACCGCGAGTGCGGCGAAGCGCTGGTCGCCCATCCGCTGGTACGCAAGGTAGCCCTGATTGGCGCCGTCCCGACCGGCGTGTCGATCCTGAAATCGGCTGCCGACAAGATCATGCCGGTTGCCCTCGAATTGGGGGGCAAGAACCCGCTGATCATCTACCCCGACGCCGACGTCGAGCGGGCCGCGCGCGGCGCGGTCAACGGCATGAACTTCGGCTGGGCCGGCCAGTCTTGCGGTTCGACTTCGCGCTGCTTCGTCCATGAGTCGGTGTACGAGGAAGTGGTGGCGCGGATTGCGGAAGCGGTGCCGCAGCGCTACCGCTGCGGCTTGCCGACCGATCCGGTAACCACCATGGGCTGCCTGATCTCCGAGGCGCATTACAAAAAGGTCGTCGATTACATCGCTTCGGCGCGGCGCGAGGGTGCCCGCCTGGTCGCCGGCGGCGGCCGTCCGGCCGACCCCCGGCTCGACCGCGGCTGGTTTATCGAAGCCACGGTGTTTGCCGATGTCACGCCGGAAATGCGCATCTTCCGTGAAGAAATTTTCGGGCCGGTGCTGGCGGTCATCCCGTGGCGCGATGAAGCGACCATGCTGGAACAGGTCAATGCGCTGGACTACGGCCTGACCGCGTCGATCTGGACCCGCGATCTCGTTGTTGCGCATCGCGCCGCGGCCAGGATCGAATCGGGCTATGTATGGATCAACCACACCAGTGCGCACTTCATCGGCGCCGAATTCGGCGGCTACAAGAAATCCGGCCTCGGCCGCGAGGAAGGGCGCGCTGGTCGACCGTATCACGGCGACGGCATCCAGGCCAACCCCGGCAGCACCGCGGTGCTGGAACTGGGCGGCAGGGGCTCAGCGCCGCCGGAGGACGGCAACATGGTGACCGAAGGGCCGATCCGCGGTTTCTACGAGTACTACCGCACCATCATGTACGGGGACCAGGACTGA
- a CDS encoding Gfo/Idh/MocA family protein: MDQRRLRLGVVGLGRAFTLMLPTLGADPRIQLVAACDPRMAARAQFASDFSARVYESVEQLAADPLLDAIYVASPHQFHAEHTRIAASYGKHVLVEKPMALSMAECDDMIETCRAAGVHLVVGHCHSFDSPYLAARSIIGSGELGKVKMIQALNYTDFLYRPRRPEELDTDAGGGVVFSQAAHQVDVVRLLAGSRATHVRATLGAWDPARPTEGAYAAMLWFEDGVFASLVYSGFGHFDSDEWCGWTGEMGAPKDADEYGGARRRLAAIASPVEEARLKAAATYGGPAYRAPPGRGASAAPGHHQHFGPIVVACERADVRPMPDAVVVYGDAVRERRALAPPAVPRFEVIDELYAAVVHGAAPLHDGPWAKATLEICLALLESGRKQCDVKLEHQVGGPSDKGLTTSRRK, translated from the coding sequence ATGGACCAACGTCGCCTCCGCCTCGGCGTGGTCGGCCTTGGCCGCGCCTTCACGCTGATGTTGCCAACCCTGGGCGCCGATCCCCGTATCCAGCTGGTCGCAGCCTGCGACCCGCGCATGGCGGCACGCGCGCAGTTTGCGAGCGACTTCTCGGCGCGGGTCTACGAAAGCGTGGAACAGCTTGCCGCCGACCCCTTGCTGGACGCGATCTACGTCGCCAGCCCGCATCAGTTTCATGCCGAGCACACCCGCATTGCCGCCTCGTATGGAAAACACGTACTGGTCGAAAAGCCCATGGCGCTGAGCATGGCCGAGTGCGACGACATGATCGAAACCTGCCGGGCCGCGGGCGTGCACCTGGTCGTCGGCCATTGCCACAGTTTCGACTCGCCCTATCTGGCGGCGCGGTCGATCATCGGCAGCGGCGAACTCGGCAAAGTCAAGATGATCCAGGCGCTCAATTACACTGACTTCCTGTACCGTCCGCGCCGCCCCGAAGAGCTCGACACCGATGCCGGCGGCGGCGTCGTCTTCAGCCAGGCGGCGCACCAGGTGGACGTGGTGCGTCTGCTGGCGGGCAGCCGGGCGACGCATGTGCGCGCCACCTTGGGTGCCTGGGATCCGGCGCGGCCCACCGAGGGGGCATACGCAGCGATGTTGTGGTTCGAGGACGGTGTGTTCGCCTCGCTGGTCTACAGCGGATTCGGGCATTTCGATTCGGACGAATGGTGCGGCTGGACGGGAGAAATGGGCGCGCCGAAGGACGCCGACGAGTATGGCGGCGCGCGCCGTCGCCTTGCCGCCATCGCGTCACCGGTGGAAGAGGCCCGCCTCAAGGCAGCCGCTACCTATGGCGGCCCGGCCTATCGGGCGCCGCCCGGGCGAGGCGCGAGCGCCGCGCCGGGCCACCACCAGCATTTCGGACCGATCGTCGTCGCATGCGAGCGCGCAGATGTCCGGCCGATGCCCGACGCCGTGGTGGTGTACGGCGATGCCGTGCGCGAGCGGCGCGCGCTGGCGCCGCCGGCCGTACCGCGCTTTGAAGTCATCGATGAGCTGTATGCGGCGGTCGTGCACGGAGCGGCGCCGCTTCACGACGGACCGTGGGCCAAGGCCACGCTCGAAATCTGCCTGGCGCTGCTGGAATCGGGCCGCAAGCAGTGCGACGTGAAGCTGGAGCATCAGGTGGGTGGGCCGAGCGACAAAGGGCTGACGACCAGCAGGCGGAAATGA
- a CDS encoding sulfite exporter TauE/SafE family protein, which translates to MISITDLLSSFRGVNLAGLVIVVGVAAAFVAGGIVKGILGVGLPLVMVPALSLVMPAPQAISLLAIPVLAANLWQAIDSGVAIGSLRRFFPLLAALVGATLVTVPLALAMPSGMLTLMVALAVLLAALSMAFRPQFDIPAHRQRLAGVAVGALAGVVGGVSSLTGPVVIAYLSALKLEREDFIGCISVIYLFSAIPLYASLAAHGRLGASELAVSLVGLLPMACGLLIGKWLRGFFSELWFRRTILAFLAVSAAALLLQATELTHAPPSANFKFWNK; encoded by the coding sequence ATGATTTCCATAACAGACCTGCTCAGCTCGTTCCGCGGCGTCAACCTGGCCGGACTTGTCATCGTGGTCGGCGTCGCCGCCGCGTTCGTGGCGGGCGGCATCGTCAAGGGCATCCTCGGCGTGGGGCTGCCGCTGGTCATGGTGCCGGCCCTGTCGCTGGTGATGCCGGCCCCGCAGGCCATCAGCTTGCTGGCGATACCGGTGCTCGCGGCCAACCTGTGGCAGGCAATCGACAGCGGTGTCGCGATCGGCAGCCTGCGCCGCTTTTTCCCGCTGCTGGCGGCGCTGGTAGGAGCGACCCTGGTGACGGTCCCGCTGGCGCTGGCCATGCCCTCGGGCATGCTGACCTTGATGGTGGCGCTGGCGGTGTTGCTGGCGGCACTGTCGATGGCGTTCCGGCCGCAATTCGATATTCCAGCGCACCGTCAACGGCTGGCTGGCGTCGCCGTCGGGGCATTGGCGGGCGTGGTCGGTGGCGTTTCTTCGCTCACCGGACCGGTCGTGATCGCCTATCTGTCGGCGCTGAAACTCGAGCGCGAGGATTTCATCGGCTGCATCAGCGTGATTTACCTGTTCAGCGCCATCCCGCTGTACGCGTCGCTGGCGGCCCATGGCCGGCTGGGTGCGAGTGAACTGGCGGTGTCGCTGGTCGGCCTGCTCCCGATGGCGTGCGGACTGTTGATCGGCAAATGGTTGCGCGGTTTTTTCAGCGAGTTGTGGTTTCGGAGAACCATCCTTGCTTTCCTGGCTGTCAGCGCAGCGGCCTTGCTGTTGCAGGCGACTGAGCTGACCCATGCGCCGCCCAGCGCGAATTTCAAATTCTGGAATAAATGA